In one Cryptococcus deuterogattii R265 chromosome 9, complete sequence genomic region, the following are encoded:
- a CDS encoding mitochondrial import inner membrane translocase subunit encodes MAIFGLFGSSDSTPQEPSASAELFSSTTFKSNVVPSQPEAQGSSFIPNPPSQSTPAPTSPTPAPTALDAFGSAFDPAKLHPLAGLGENLDFLQLDEEKLNDLEGAASVLPSRGWTDDLCVGTGTTYLSGLAIGGTWGFKEGMSRPLGNNPSFKLRLNSILNGCTRRGSFMGNSLGVLAIFYNLSNSSFDAIRGKHDVLNAMAAAGLSGAIYKSTAGLRPALVGAGIGTAAAAGWSAFKNFV; translated from the exons ATGGCTATCTTCGGTCTCTTCGGAAGCTCCGACAGCACTCCTCAAGAACCTTCCGCCTCCGCTGAACTCTTCAGTTCGACAACCTTCAAATCAAACGTCGTCCCTTCCCAGCCAGAAGCCCAGGggtcctccttcatccccaaccctccttctcagtCAACTCCCGCACCCACTTCCCCCACACCCGCCCCAACAGCCCTTGATGCCTTTGGATCGGCGTTCGATCCCGCTAAACTCCACCCATTGGCCGGATTGGGTGAAAACCTGGACTTTTTACAGCTCGACGAAGAAAAGTTGAACGATCTTGAAGGAGCGGCCAGTGTTTTGCCGAGTAGGGGCTGGACGGATGATCTCTGTGTTGGCACTGGAACAACTTATCTTTCTG GCTTGGCCATTGGTGGCACTTGGGGTTtcaaggaaggaatgtCAAGACCACTGGGAAACAACCCCTCCTTCAAGCTTCGGCTGAACAGTATTCTTAACGGCTGTACGAGAAGGGGAAGTTTTATGGGCAATTCTCTTGGTGTTTTAG CTATTTTCTACAATCTTTCGAACTCGTCTTTCGACGCCATTAGGGGGAAGCATGATGTGCTTAATGCCATGGCTGCGGCAGGTTTGAGTGGAGCGATTTACAAGTCAACTG CTGGCTTACGACCCGCTCTTGTTGGTGCCGGTATTGGAACAGCGGCTGCGGCTGGCTGGTCCGCTTTCAAGAACTTTGTGTAA
- a CDS encoding ribose-5-phosphate isomerase — protein MPSPAVDLKQKTANLPNAPVSTFIPPTQPVTAGKQLPTSVPLPVLPAVEAAKRLAAYAAVDRHVAVEHKVIGVGSGSTVPYVVDRILAQGIEANKDRVFLPTGFQSKELIVKAGLTLGDVDQYARIDVTIDGADEVDNALNSIKGGGACQLREKVLAEAADTWIIVADYRKNSEILGTTWTKGIPIEVVPFAYAKVLTNLAHMGSPHVLPNGQPGLSLRMAKMKAGPVVTDNGNFIIDAPFSEEQMRKPEELLYKIKMLTGVVEVGLFCGMAKAAYFGNEDGSVTIRSDDGTVSQL, from the exons ATGCCTTCCCCGGCCGTAGACCTCAAGCAAAAGACGGCAAACCTGCCAAATGCCCCTGTCAGCACT TTTATCCCTCCTACTCAGCCTGTGACAGCTGGAAAGCAGCTACCTACTTCTGTCCCTCTCCCTGTCTTGCCTGCTGTTGAAGCTGCCAAACGTTTGGCAGCTTATGCCGCTGTGGACCGACATGTCGCAGTTGAGCACAAA GTCATTGGTGTCGGATCAGGATCCACTGTCCCCTATGTTGTGGACAGGATACTTGCTCAAGGCATTGAAGCCAATAAAGACCGAGTTTTCCTTCCTACCGGCTTCCAGTCTAAAGAGCTTATCGTTAAAGCTGGATTGACTTTGGGTGACGTGGACCAGTATGCTCGAATTGATGTGACCATTGATGGTGCCGATGA GGTCGACAACGCGCTCAACTCTATCAAGGGTGGTGGAGCTTGTCAACTTCGTGAAAAGGTCCTCGCAGAGGCTGCTGATACCTGGATCATCGTGGCTGATTACCGCAAGAACTCTGAAATTCTCGGCACTACT TGGACTAAAGGAATTCCTATCGAAGTCGTCCCCTTTGCTTACGCCAAAGTCCTCACCAATCTCGCGCACATGGGCTCCCCACATGTCCTTCCCAACGGTCAGCCTGGTCTCAGCTTGCGTATGGCAAAGATGAAGGCCGGACCTGTGGTCACCGATAATGGAAACTTTATCATTGATGCTCCCTTTTCTGAGGAGCAGATGCGAAAGCCTGAAGAG CTATTGTACAAGATCAAAATGTTGACTGGTGTCGTCGAAGTTGGACTTTTCTGTGGCATGGCCAAGGCCGCGTACTTTGGTAACGAG GATGGCTCCGTTACAATCCGTTCTGATGATGGTACTGTTTCTCAGCTGTAG
- a CDS encoding actin binding protein: MSRQPPLVIDNGTGYTKMGFAGNSEPSFVFPTVIATHQSGGSGASSSSAGGAGRAPPPIAGKPSHLASKRGIEDLDFFIGDEAVANSKTYSLHYPIRHGMIENWDHMERLWEQSIFKYLRAEPEDHYVLLTEPPLNPPENRENTAEIMFESFNVQGLYIAVQAVLALAASWTSSKVTERTLTGVVIDSGDGVTHTIPVAEGYVIGSSIKHIPIAGRDITYFVQQLLRDRGESAQIPPEDQLRVAEKIKEDYTYVCQDIVKEFKKYDSDPYKYFSRFAGEHSVTGRKYDIDVGYERFLAPEIFFNPEIYSSDFLTPLPEVVDTVIQTSPIDVRRGLYKNIVLSGGSTMFKDFGKRLQRDVKGIVDGRIAGSEERSGSLMKSSGVEVNVISHKRQRYAVWYGGSLMASTPEFFNVSHSREDYQEYGPSLVRRFSVFGSAA, encoded by the exons ATGTCCCGACAACCGCCTCTCGTTATCGACAATGGTACCGGTTACACGAAGATGGG CTTCGCCGGTAACTCTGAACCCTCTTTTGTGTTTCCTACTGTCATAGCAACCCACCAATCTGGCGGTTCTGGTGCTTCGTCCTCGTCTGCTGGTGGCGCTGGGCGCGCCCCACCACCTATTGCTGGCAAGCCCTCACATCTCGCCAGTAAAAGGGGAATCGAGGATTTGGATTTCTTCATTGGTGATGAAGCTGTGGCCAACTCCAA GACTTACTCACTCCATTACCCTATCCGGCATGGGATGATTGAAAACTGGGATCACATGGAGCGTTTGTGGGAGCAATCCATCTTCAAGTACCTCCGTGCAGAACCTGAAGACCATTATGTACTCTTG ACTGAACCGCCTCTTAATCCACCTGAGAACCGAGAGAACACTGCTGAGATCATGTTCGAGTCTTTCAATGTACAAGGATT GTACATTGCTGTCCAGGCtgttcttgctcttgcagCCTCCTGGACTTCGTCTAAAGTGACCGAGCGAACACTCACCGGTGTCGTCATTGACTCTGGAGACGGTGTTACCCATACCATCCCTGTT GCTGAGGGCTATGTTATTGGCTCTTCAATCAAGCACATCCCTATTGCTGGCCGAGATATTACCTACTTTGTGCAGCAACTCTTGCGTGACCGGGGTGAAAGCGCACAGATTCCCCCCGAGGACCAGCTTAGGGTAGCCGAAAAGATTAAAGAGGACTACACCTATGTTTGTCAGGATATCGTCAAGGAGTTTAAGAAGTATGATTCCGACCCATACAAGTACTTTTCTCGATTTGCTGGCGAACACAGTGTGACTGGAAGG AAATACGATATCGATGTTGGCTATGAGCGATTCTTGGCCCCtgagatcttcttcaatcccGAAATTTATTCCTCCGACTTTTTgactcctcttcccgaAGTGGTTGACACCGTAATCCAAACATCTCCCATTGATGTCCGACGAGGTCTGTACAAGAACATTGTGCTTTCTGGTGGATCCACCATGTTCAAGGACTTTGGTAAGAGGTTACAGAGGGATGTTAAAGGCATCGTGGACGGCAGGATTGCAGGCAGTGAAGAGAGGTCAGGTAGTTTGATGAAA TCGAGCGGTGTTGAAGTGAATGTCATCTCTCACAAGAGGCAGAGGTATGCAGTATGGTATGGCGGCAGTCTGATGGCGTCCACT CCTGAATTTTTCAATGTCAGTCACAGTCGCGAAGACTACCAAGAATACGGTCCTTCCCTTGTCCGCAGGTTCTCGGTGTTTGGAAGTGCCGCTTGA
- a CDS encoding 3-deoxy-7-phosphoheptulonate synthase, whose product MSATPSPDRNRPLDDRKVTGYDPLIPPALLRHDLPVPPVASKTISASRRATSSIVRGTDPLSRLVVVVGPCSIHDVDQAKEYASRLRKGVQEGRWPGLEVVMRVYFEKPRTTVGWKGLINDPDIDGSFKINKGLRMARELLCDINAMGMPVGCELLDTISPQFIADLISWGAIGARTTESQLHRELASGASFPIGFKNGTDGSVGVAIDAMQSASHPHCFMGINSQGMASIVKTSGNKDCHVILRGGTGGPNYAAEHVQKALSTMRSKNPDAFASIMVDCSHGNSSKNHLNQPKVAADVAAQIAAGEVGITGIMFESNLKGGKQSSDKGRDNLEYGVSITDACVDWEMTVDMLDNLNQASLARRALLESQEANANGHLNGDAPAVKRLKADE is encoded by the exons ATGTCTGCCACTCCATCTCCAGACAGGAACAGGCCCCTCGACGACAGGAAGGTCACCGGT TACGACCCCCTCATTCCTCCCGCTCTCCTTCGACATGACCTTCCCGTCCCACCCGTCGCTTCCAAGAccatctctgcttctcGACGAGCGACGTCTTCCATCGTGCGCGGTACCGACCCCCTTTCTCGATTGGTTGTCGTTGTCGGTCCTTGCAGTATCCACGATGTCGACCAGGCCAAGGAGTACGCCTCTAGACTGAGAAAAGGCGTGCAAGAGGGAAGGTGGCCTGGTTTGGAAGTGGTTATGAGAGTCTACTT TGAAAAGCCCAGAACGACTGTTGGCTGGAAGGGTCTCATCAATGACCCCGATATCGACGGTTCCTTCAAGATCAACAAGGGTCTTAGAATGGCTAGGGAGCTCTTGTGCGACATCAACGCCATGGGTATGCCCGTCGGTTGTGAGCTCCTTGACACTATTAG CCCTCAGTTTATCGCCGACCTCATTAGTTGGGGTGCTATCGGTGCCCGAACCACCGAGTCGCAACTCCACCGAGAGCTCGCTTCCGGTGCATCTTTCCCCATCGGTTTCAAGAACGGTACAGATGGTTCAGTTGGTGTTGCCATCGACGCCATGCAGTCAGCCTCTCACCCCCACTGTTTCATGGGTATCAACTCCCAGGGTATGGCCAGTATTGTCAAGACTTCTGGCAACAAAGACTGTCATGTCATCTTGAGAGGTGGCACTGGCGGCCCCAACTACGCTGCTGAGCACGTACAAAAGGCCCTTTCCACTATGCGTTCCAAGAACCCTGATGCCTTTGCTTCCATCATGGTCGACTGCTCTCACGGCAACTCATCGAAGAACCATCTCAACCAGCCCAAGGTCGCCGCCGACGTTGCTGCCCAAATCGCTGCGGGCGAAGTCGGTATCACGGGTATCATGTTTGAGAGCAACTTGAAGGGTGGCAAGCAAAGCAGTGACAAGGGGAGAGACAACCTTGAGTACGGAGTATCAATCACTGACG CTTGTGTCGATTGGGAAATGACTGTTGACATGCTTGACAACCTCAACCAGGCCTCCCTTGCCCGAAGAGCCCTTCTTGAATCCCAGGAAGCCAATGCCAATGGTCATCTCAACGGCGACGCCCCTGCTGTCAAGAGGCTGAAGGCTGATGAGTAA
- a CDS encoding ATP-dependent RNA helicase DOB1 — MSSSAPSDSPLPASNLGVKQKKRSSKDKSGTPSPRPSKAARLDQEDGADDHMDVLEKGKDGQPRDPMEALEEVAMPKVEDEYEVQAEREVDAAKDFADVTAPGQEAKLKLVHQVRHQVAIPPDYPYIPINQHKRKDPPARTYKFELDPFQFVSTSCIERNESVLVSAHTSAGKTVVAEFAIATCLKEGRRVVYTSPIKALSNQKFREFTETFGDVGLMTGDVTINPEASCLVMTTEILRSMLYRGSEVMREVAWVIFDEVHYMRDKERGVVWEETIILLPHSVRYVFLSATIPNSMEFAEWICATHQQPCHVVYTDFRPTPLQHYLFPAGSEGIYLVVDEKSNFRDDNFQKAMAALAQGQGEDPANPSSGKGKKGKTKKGGALKGETSDIYKIVQLIMRRNLNPVIIFAFSKRECEDLAMQMQKFDFNTPDEAATVAQVFESAIGSLSEDDKKLSQIEGILPLLKRGIGIHHGGLLPILKEVIEILFQEGLIKALFATETFSIGLNMPAKTVVFTSVRKFDGKDFRNLSGGEYIQMSGRAGRRGLDARGIVIMMCDEKIEPEAAKGMVKGQADRLDSAFHLGYNMIINLMRVEGVSPEYMLERCFFQFQNSMSVPVLEKQLKEAEAERDAIVIEREDEIEEYYDLRQQLKERGQDFQAVITHPAYCLRFLQAGRLVEIRDGDKDFGWGVVVAFNKVVNQRGRPPIWTDQDPPQKQYIVDVLTRIESGASIPRDRSVSEISPPSGADKGEVAIVACSLSTVQSISQYRVNLPKDLRGQQEKNTAFRAVNEIKKRMPDGPPLLDPIKSMGISDKSFVDLVKKIALLENRLQSLEITKSPELPRLYDLYDRKQKSIQSVKSLKRRINSVHDILQLEELKSRKRVLRRLGFTTADDVVEMKGRVACEISTGDELMLTEMMFGGTFNTLAPEQCAALLSCFVFQEKSEAKVRLKEELAAPLRTLQETAKGIAKVSNESGIAIVEDEYVQSFKVEMMDVVLQWCKGAKFSQICEMTDVFEGSIIRCFRRLQELIRQMGQAAHAIGNTELEEKFAKSMELLERPNTVVFNPSLYL; from the exons ATGTCCTCCTCCGCCCCAAGCGACTCGCCCCTCCCGGCTAGTAACCTTGGCGtgaaacaaaaaaagagatcCTCAAAAGATAAGAGCGGTACTCCATCCCCTCGGCCCAGCAAGGCCGCTCGTCTCGATCAAGAGGATGGCGCAGACGATCATATGGACGTAttggagaaagggaaggatggaCAACCGAGAGATCCCATGGAAGCGTTAGAAGAGGTAGCAATGCCCAAAGTCGAAGATGAGTACGAAGTTCAAGCTGAAAGAGAGGTGGACGCTGCAAAGGACTTTGCCGATGTTACTGCTCCAGGACAGGAGGCCAAGTTGAAGCTTGTACACCAG GTCCGACACCAGGTTGCTATTCCTCCTGATTATCCCTACATCCCTATCAATCAACACAAGCGCAAAGATCCGCCAGCCCGTACCTACAAATTTGAGTTGGATCCTTTCCAGTTTGTGTCTACTTCCTGTATTGAGAGAAATGAGTCTGTCCTTGTATCCGCCCACACTTCGGCTGGTAAGACGGTGGTGGCTGAGTTTGCTATTGCGACGTgtttgaaggaagggaggCGAGTAGTATATACAAGTCCTATCAAG GCTTTGTCGAACCAAAAATTCAGAGAATTTACAGAGACATTCGGTGATGTTGGACTCATGACCGGTGATGTGACTATCAACCCGGAAGCGTCATGTCTGGTTATGACCACTGAAATTTTGCGCTCTATGCTGTACCGCGGTTCAGAAGTCATGCGTGAGGTTGCTTGGGTCATTTTTGACGAGGTTCATTACATGCGAGACAAGG AACGTGGTGTCGTCTGGGAAGAGAccatcattcttcttccgcattCCGTCCGCtacgtcttcctctcagcCACCATCCCCAACTCTATGGAATTTGCAGAATGGATCTGCGCAACGCACCAACAGCCTTGCCATGTCGTTTATACCGATTTCCGACCGACTCCCCTCCAGCACTACCTTTTCCCAGCTGGGTCAGAGGGCATATATCTCGTGGTagatgagaagagcaaCTTCAGGGACGACAATTTCCAAAAAGCAATGGCAGCCTTAGCGCAgggtcaaggagaagatccGGCCAATCCTAGTAGCggaaagggcaagaagggcaagaccAAGAAAGGCGGCGCATTAAAGGGCGAGACATCCGACATTTATAAAATTGTTCAACTCATCATGCGACGTAACCTCAATCCCGTCATCATTTTCGCGTTTTCAAAACGTGAATGTGAAGATCTTGCAATGCAAATGCAGAAATTCGATTTCAACACACCAGATGAAGCGGCTACCGTCGCACAGGTGTTTGAAAGCGCAATCGGTTCCTTATCAGAGGACGACAAAAAGCTTTCGCAAATCGAGGGCATATTGCCTTTGCTTAAGAGGGGCATTGGAATTCACCATGGCGGATTGTTGCCTATTCTTAAGGAAGTGATAGAGATTCTGTTCCAGGAAGGTCTGATAAAAGCTTTGTTCGCGACTGAGACCTTTTCGATCGGTTTAAACATGCCCGCCAAGACTGTCGTATTCACGAGTGTTCGCAAATTTGATGGTAAAGATTTCAGAAACCTTTCTGGCGGT GAATATATCCAGATGTCTGGACGTGCCGGTCGTCGTGGTCTCGATGCGCGGGGTATCGTCATCATGATGTGtgatgaaaagattgaaCCCGAGGCAGCGAAAGGCATGGTTAAGGGCCAAGCGGACCGTTTGGATTCAGCTTTCCATCTTGGATACAACATGATCATTAATTTGATGAGAGTTGAAGGTGTCAGTCCCGAGTACATGCTGGAAAGATGTTTCTTCCAGTTCCAGAATTCTATGAGTGTACCAGTTTTGGAGAAAC AGTTGAAAGAGGCTGAGGCCGAGAGGGACGCCATCGTGATTGAGCGCGAAGATGAAATCGAAGAGTACTACGATCTCCGACAACAACTCAAAGAGCGTGGGCAAGATTTCCAGGCTGTCATCACACACCCTGCGTACTGTCTACGTTTCCTTCAGGCTGGTAGGCTCGTAGAAATCCGCGACGGCGACAAGGATTTCGGCTGGGGTGTTGTCGTTGCGTTCAATAAAGTCGTGAATCAAAGAGGTCGACCCCCGATTTGGACCGACCAGGATCCGCCTCAGAAGCAGTATATTGTTGACGTGCTTACTCGTATTGAATCAGGAGCATCCATCCCTCGAGACCGATCGGTCTCTGAAATTTCCCCCCCTTCTGGTGCGGACAAGGGCGAGGTTGCCATCGTTGCATGTTCTCTCTCTACTGTTCAGTCCATCAGTCAATACCGAGTCAACCTTCCAAAAGACTTGCGCGGtcagcaagagaagaacaCCGCCTTCAGGGCAGTCAATGAGATCAAGAAGCGTATGCCAGATGGACCGCCTTTGCTCGACCCAATAAAGAGTATGGGCATTTCAGACAAATCATTTGTCGATTTAGTCAAGAAGATTGCACTACTGGAAAACCGATTACAGTCTCTGGAAATCACAAAATCTCCTGAGCTTCCACGTCTCTATGACCTCTACGACCGAAAACAAAAGAGCATCCAGTCTGTCAAATCCTTAAAACGCCGCATTAATTCTGTGCATGATATCCTTCAATTGGAAGAGCTCAAGTCTCGTAAACGAGTACTGAGAAGGTTGGGTTTCACAACTGCCGATGACgtggtggagatgaaggggcGTGTGGCGTGCGAGATTTCCACGGGAGATGAGTTGATGTTGACCGAGATGATGTTTGGAGGCACATTTAATACACTAGCACCCGAGCAGTGTGCGGCATTGCTGAGCTGTTTCGTCTTCCAAGAAAAATCTGAGGCAAAGGTGAGGTTAAAGGAGGAACTCGCTGCCCCGCTTCGCACTCTGCAAGAGACAGCCAAGGGAATAGCCAAGGTGTCAAACGAATCAGGCATTGCgattgttgaagatgagtaTGTGCAAAGCTTCAAGGTGGAAATGATGGATGTGGTTTTGCAATGGTGCAAAGGTGCCAAATTCTCCCAGATCTGTGAA ATGACCGACGTCTTTGAAGGGTCCATTATACGATGCTTTAGACGATTACAAGAACTCATTCGGCAAATGGGACAAGCTGCACATGCGATCGGTAACACggagctggaagaaaaGTTTGCAAAGAGCATGGAGCTTCTTGAAAGACCCAACACTGTCGTTTTCAACCCTTC ATTGTACCTGTAA
- a CDS encoding protein SUS1, with translation MSHVDNTVDEATINAIRQRLLETGDWERIQKLLRAHLEESGWVDDLKDLAKEKARAQDVPNLENLVKQISESAAGMVSANVKRDVMLEIESVLDREVEQA, from the exons ATGTCTCACGTCGACAACACAGTCGATGAGGCCACGATTAACGCCATCCGCCAAAGATTACTGGAAACCGGCGATTGGGAGCG AATACAAAAGCTATTAAGGGCACACTTAGAAGAGAGCGGATGGGTCGATGACCTCAAGGACCTGGCAAaag AAAAAGCTCGGGCTCAGGATGTCCCAAATCTTGAAAATCTCGTCAAACAAATCAGTGAGAGTGCAGCTG GTATGGTAAGCGCCAACGTCAAGCGTGACGTGATGCTCGAAATTGAAAGCGTGCTCGATCGTGAGGTTGAGCAGGCATGA